One window from the genome of Bufo bufo chromosome 4, aBufBuf1.1, whole genome shotgun sequence encodes:
- the P2RY14 gene encoding P2Y purinoceptor 14, producing the protein MSNLTEELKENHSECVPNAEVVTKVLPTMYTIVFIVGLLLNGLNLWIFCYIPSNRSFIVYLKNIVIADLLMILTFPMKVISDAGFGNEQLRVFVCRYSAVVFYLNMYIGIIFLGILGFDRYFKIVRPFNTSSSLQSVFYSKFISALVWTFMAFITVPNMILTNQEYDMTKKVNCAKLKSELGIKWHKASNYICIGIFVLVFSLLLIVYVSISRKIYQSHQKFRRGSNAGRKSTRNIYSILVVFFICFVPYHLCRIPYTISQTGNSYSCQAKKNLYYVKEVTLLLSSANVCLDPVIYFFMCQPFRQMLFKKMGIINRLQETEKASCKVSSSQPALI; encoded by the coding sequence ATGAGTAATCTCACTGAAGAGCTGAAGGAAAATCATTCTGAATGTGTCCCTAATGCAGAGGTAGTCACCAAAGTTCTGCCCACCATGTACACAATTGTCTTCATTGTGGGACTACTGCTTAATGGACTCAATCTATGGATATTCTGCTACATTCCCAGCAACAGAAGTTTCATTGTCTACCTGAAAAACATTGTGATTGCCGATCTTCTAATGATCCTCACATTTCCAATGAAAGTAATCAGCGATGCAGGATTTGGGAATGAGCAGTTGCGCGTGTTCGTCTGCCGCTACTCCGCAGTTGTTTTTTATCTCAACATGTACATTGGAATCATATTCTTGGGCATTTTGGGATTTGACAGATATTTCAAAATTGTGAGACCATTCAACACCTCTTCATCTCTTCAGAGTGTTTTCTATAGCAAGTTTATATCAGCACTCGTGTGGACATTTATGGCGTTTATTACAGTCCCCAATATGATCCTAACCAACCAAGAATAtgacatgacaaaaaaagtcaattGTGCCAAGCTCAAGAGCGAGCTCGGCATAAAATGGCATAAGGCTTCAAATTATATCTGCATTGGTATATTCGTGCTGGTTTTTTCACTGCTGCTTATAGTTTATGTTTCAATCTCAAGGAAGATATACCAATCCCATCAGAAGTTTAGAAGAGGTTCTAATGCTGGCAGAAAGTCCACACGCAATATATATAGCATCTTGGTCGTATTCTTTATCTGCTTTGTTCCGTATCACCTATGTCGAATTCCATATACAATAAGCCAGACAGGAAATAGTTATTCTTGTCAAGCCAAAAAAAACTTGTATTATGTCAAAGAGGTGACTTTGCTTCTGTCGTCTGCAAATGTCTGTCTTGACCCTGTCATTTATTTCTTCATGTGTCAACCCTTCCGACAGATGCTATTTAAGAAGATGGGTATTATAAACAGACTTCAGGAGACAGAAAAAGCGTCATGTAAAGTTTCATCCTCACAACCAGCATTAATATAA